In the Purpureocillium takamizusanense chromosome 5, complete sequence genome, one interval contains:
- a CDS encoding uncharacterized protein (COG:S~EggNog:ENOG503P6T9): MPADSDKRAAAQQAVDILHEISTILNCHLDRRTLSICISMIERGVNPEAMAVSPKKEQSEAKRGGRSGWDCLAIRRPRNQTTDDMMQQVIKELRQEAQRVE, encoded by the exons ATGCCCGCCGACTCGGacaagcgcgccgccgcgcagcaagCCGTGGACATTCTCCACGAAATCTCCACCATTCTG AACTGCCATCTTGACCGACGGACGCTCTCCATCTGTATATCCATGATTGAACGCGGCGTCAAccccgaggccatggcggtgAGTCCAAAAAAAGAACAAAGTGAAGCGAAGCGAGGCGGCCGGTCTGGCTGGGACTGCCTCGCGATTCGTCGTCCACGCAATCAGACCACTGACGACATGATGCAGCAAGTCATCAAGGAGCTgcggcaagaagcgcagCGGGTCGAGTAG
- a CDS encoding uncharacterized protein (EggNog:ENOG503NZ4I~COG:U) translates to MASTPWDYIAKLVCIGDSGCGKSSLTIRLCEGRFSPQHDVTIGVEFGSRIVPVGPPHSKPSSPFATTVVAAGGDPPSAPPPDGLPEPPRDTSKHPQKHMKLSLWDTAGQETYKSVTRSYFRGASGALLVFDLSRRQTFQHVTDWLNDLRQIAEPDIVVILVGNKADLTQQEERNAREVTRQEAEEWARRNGVMEYVETSAKSGENVEKAFTRVAERIYQNIQAGKYDLNDRRSGVKGPGAGGNRQVRLADAKSGAGGCC, encoded by the coding sequence ATGGCGTCAACGCCGTGGGACTACATCGCCAAGCTCGTCTGCATCGGCGACTCGGGATGTGGCAAGTCCAGCCTCACCATCCGCCTCTGCGAGGGCCGCTTCTCCCCGCAGCACGACGTCACCATCGGCGTCGAGTTCGGCTCCCGCATCGTCCCCGTCGGCCCGCCGCACTCGAaaccctcctcgcccttcgCCACcactgtcgtcgccgccggcggtgacCCCCCatccgccccccctcccgatGGCCTGCCCGAACCGCCCCGCGACACGAGCAAACACCCACAGAAGCATATGAAGCTCAGCCTCTGggacacggccggccaggagACGTACAAGTCGGTCACGCGCTCCTACTTccgcggcgcgagcggcgcgctcctcgtcttcgaccTCTCCCGCAGGCAGACCTTCCAGCACGTCACCGACTGGCTCAACGACCTGCGCCAGATCGCCGAGcccgacatcgtcgtcatcctcgtcggcaacaAGGCCGACCTGacgcagcaggaggagcgcaaCGCGCGCGAGGTCACCCGCCAAGAGGCCGAGGAGTGGGCGCGCAGGAACGGCGTCATGGAGTACGTCGAGACGAGCGCCAAGAGCGGCGAGAACGTCGAAAAGGCCTTTACCAGGGTCGCCGAGCGGATATACCAGAACATACAGGCCGGCAAGTACGATTTGAACGACAGGAGATCCGGCGTCAAGgggcccggcgccggtggcAACCGGCAGGTCAGGCTGGCCGATGCCAAGTCTGGGGCCGGCGGTTGCTGTTGA
- a CDS encoding uncharacterized protein (COG:O~EggNog:ENOG503NX0X), with product MSSLVSEFIINPVLRQARRFSEISRSTLAGDEDHHNAVAPLDAVSDSGDPDEAAIGVPLPPAPETPRSRPLSTSTEETRVDDVAASPPPRESIPRDHLGFPVTPKKGHGIPEDDGMHELRARIHAINAQNIPSVDKARQIHDMLLEGYRASQNGLRGVAVLPGSPDKEAALHAYEPTVSSGPLESLKFWNGQLGDAPPEKFNLTESDIAPTFAPIRQPKTPDSQSPTTAPSSPTDLSPPLGCQHYERNVKLQCSTCSKWYTCRFCHDAQESHNLIRKETKHMLCMLCSTPQKASDVCINCGEIAAHYYCNICKLWENRKSKPIYHCNDCGICRRGLGLGKDFFHCKTCRACITTSIQSSHKCIERSTDCDCPICGEYMFTSPKPVVFMPCGHSIHKKCYEQHMRRSYKCPICNKSLANMETQFRNLDVAIQSQPMPPEFRDTKATVLCNDCSGKSTVPYHWLGLKCSICRSYNTVELQMHGEGSQAGEASGSAAQVSAQTDQAQVRAETESTGPRAGALIPNRRRHSSHGVELSYRVPDRVARSLSPLPSGLEAYQHNAAADVDSEDDIFGFWRGNGADNGSSDSGESESESEPESDGPPDVDEEEDDEDEILLIGHR from the exons ATGTCTTCCCTTGTCTCCGAGTTCATCATCAACCCCGTCCTGCGCCAGGCTCGCCGATTCTCCGAGATATCCCGCTcgacgctcgccggcgacgaggaccacCACAATGCCGTTGCTCCCCTGGACGCGGTGAGCGATTCTGGCGaccccgacgaggccgcgatCGGGGTGCCCctgccccccgcccccgagACACCCCGCTCCAGGCCTCTCAGCACGTCGACGGAAGAGACGCGAGTCGACGATgtcgcagccagcccgccgcctcgcgagAGTATCCCCCGAGACCATTTGGGCTTTCCAGTGACCCCTAAGAAAGGTCACGGCATCCCCGAAGACGATGGGATGCACGAGCTGAGGGCTCGCATCCACGCGATCAACGCGCAGAACATCCCGTCTGTCGACAAGGCGAGGCAGATCCATGACATGCTGCTCGAAGGATATAGGGCTTCCCAGAACGGCCTCCGTGGAGTAGCGGTCCTCCCGGGTTCTCCGGACAAGGAAGCGGCTTTGCATGCGTACGAGCCAACCGTATCATCAGGGCCTCTGGAATCTCTCAAGTTCTGGAACGgtcagctcggcgacgcgccgcctGAGAAATTCAACTTGACGGAGAGCGACATTGCGCCGACGTTTGCGCCCATTCGGCAGCCCAAGACGCCCGATAGCCAGAGCCCTACgacagcgccgtcgtctcccacGGACCTCAGTCCTCCTCTCGGGTGTCAGCACTACGAACGCAATGTCAAGTTGCAGTGCTCTACGTGTAGCAAGTGGTACACATGCCGCTTctgccacgacgcccaggaGAGCCACAATCTGATTCGCAAGGAGACGAAGCACATGCTGTGCATGCTGTGCAGCACGCCGCAAAAGGCGTCCGACGTGTGCATCAACTGTGGCGAGATCGCTGCACACTACTACTGCAACATCTGCAAGCTGTGGGAGAATCGCAAGTCGAAACCCATATACCACTGCAACGACTGTGGGATCTGCCGGCGGGGGCTGGGCCTCGGCAAGGACTTCTTCCACTGCAAG ACCTGCCGCGCTTGCATCACCACGTCTATCCAGAGCTCACACAAGTGTATCGAGCGGTCGACCGACTGCGATTGTCCTATTTGCGGCGAGTACATGTTCACCTCGCCCAagcccgtcgtcttcatgCCGTGCGGACACAGCATCCACAAGAAGTGCTACGAACAGCACATGAGGAGGTCGTACAAGTGCCCGATCTGTAACAAGAGCCTCGCAAACATGGAGACGCAGTTCCGCAACCTTGATGTCGCAATTCAAAGCCAGCCCATGCCGCCAGAGTTTCGAGACACCAAGGCCACAGTTTTGTGCAACGACTGTTCGGGAAAGTCGACGGTTCCGTATCACTGGCTGGGGCTCAAATGCTCCATCTGTCGCTCGTACAACACCGTGGAGCTTCAGATGCACGGCGAAGGAAGTCAGGCCGGGGAGGCATCGGGGTCGGCAGCGCAGGTGTCCGCCCAGACAGATCAGGCTCAGGTTCGGGCCGAGACGGAGTCGACGGGTCCTCGTGCCGGCGCCCTAATACCAAACAGGCGGCGTCACTCGTCCCACGGCGTCGAACTGTCCTATCGCGTGCCCGACAGGGTCGCACGCTCTCTGTCGCCTCTGCCATCGGGTCTGGAAGCCTATCAACAcaacgctgccgccgacgtcgactcgGAGGACGACATTTTTGGGTTCTGGAGGGGCAATGGAGCAGACAACGGGTCTAGCGATTCGGGCGAATCGGAGTCTGAGTCGGAGCCGGAGAGCGATGGGCCGCCAGACgttgatgaggaggaggatgacgaagATGAGATTCTGCTCATTGGACACAGATGA
- a CDS encoding uncharacterized protein (SECRETED:SignalP(1-22~SECRETED:cutsite=ADA-YT~SECRETED:prob=0.9832)~EggNog:ENOG503P9BW) → MHLPTAHILAAALLAVTPLADAYTCRPNRVYCGYHLVAGGVTTAQLSKAVERSASGKDGNDPEQMLFLCGSGGKIRFKKECPTKCEICPGAVGDHCS, encoded by the exons ATGCATCTCCCCACGGCACATAtcctcgcggcggccctgctggccgtcaCGCCTCTCGCGGACGCATACACGTGCAGACCCAATCGAGTCTACTGCGGCTACCATCTCGTGGCCGGAG GCGTAACAACCGCTCAGCTGAGCAAGGCGGTGGAACGAAGCGCCTCGGGCAAGGACGGAAACGACCCGGAGCAGATGCTGTTCCTTTGCGGGAGCGGGGGCAAGATTAGGTTCAAGAAGGAGTGTCCAACCAAGTGCGAGATTTGCCCTGGAGCGGTGGGCGATCATTGTTCGTGA
- the SPC25 gene encoding kinetochore-associated Ndc80 complex subunit spc25 (COG:S~EggNog:ENOG503NX18) codes for MATVFETSRSSSIGHGRPSMAPAGPSAADSLPSINFGFDDLRDRMAKFTAKFDAFIEQGRKRVLEERNQFRMNVAELQEDQRMRKKDIEIVQIKTATHQQTIEKEEAETREMEAAIASLAAQRDKHLARRESLQKQIAQTEAEIESRLAAQRAFAAEQEAQSRFNVPELDFWITNLCLRIEGAGHDDRLKFVYTHIDERNWEREAWFELVTSSRDYDVKHCRPKLEREAVERVLERVNESRELVTLLKGMRELFVEAMKA; via the exons ATGGCTACAGTCTTTGAGACTTCGCGTTCCTCAAGCatcggccacggccgcccgtcgatggcgccggcagggccctcggccgcggacTCGCTGCCGAGCATCAACTTTGGCTtcgacgacctgcgcgaTCGCATGGCAAAGTTCACGGCCAAGTTCGACGCGTTTATTGAACAGGGTCGCAAGCGCGTCTTGGAGGAGCGCAACCAGTTTCGCATGAACGTTGCCGAGCTGCAGG AGGACCAGCGCATGCGCAAAAAGGACATCGAGATCGTGCAGAtcaagacggcgacgcaccAGCAGACGATCgaaaaggaggaggcggagacgcgcgagatggaggccgccatcgcgtctctggcggcgcagcgagACAAGCACCTCGCGCGACGCGAGAGCCTCCAGAAGCAGATCGCGCagaccgaggccgagatcgagtcgcggctggcggcgcagcgcgccTTCGCGGCGGAGCAGGAGGCGCAGTCGCGGTTCAACGTCCCGGAGCTCGACTTCTGGATCACCAACCTGTGCCTGCGGatcgagggcgcgggccacgacgaccgGCTCAAGTTTGTGTACACGCACATTGACGAGCGCAACTGGGAGCGCGAGGCGTGGTTCGAGCTGGTGACGAGCTCGCGGGACTACGACGTCAAGCACTGCCGGCCCAAgctggagcgcgaggccgtggAGAGGGTGCTGGAGCGGGTGAACGAGTCGCGGGAGCTGGTGACGCTGCTCAAGGGGATGAGGGAGCTGTTTGTGGAGGCAATGAAGGCCTGA
- the PMT2 gene encoding Dolichyl-phosphate-mannose--protein mannosyltransferase (CAZy:GT39~TransMembrane:10 (o60-76i110-128o148-165i195-215o227-260i281-306o602-623i644-664o670-688i700-723o)~EggNog:ENOG503NURN~COG:O) — MAADRAAVASGADLSDGLRRRPVAAPQAPLTPHGGQADDKKKLTKKDKSFIKTFDEWEPIFAPLIFTALAFFTRLWKIGLSDIVTWDEAHFGKFGSYYIKHEYYFDVHPPLGKMLVGLSGVLAGYNGSFEFKSGEKYPEYVDFTSMRVFNALFGIACIPLAYFTAKELRLRKPAVWLVTLMVLCENSYTTISRFILLDSMLLCGTVATVFCWAKFHNQRRNSFEPEWFFWLFMTGVSIGCVCSVKLVGLFVTALVGLYTIEDLWNKFGDTKMPVTELGAHFVTRVVGLIVIPFLIYMLSFALHFAILDHTGPGDAQMSSLFQANLKGTEVGKNSPLEVAIGSRATLKNMGYGGGLLHSHVQTYPEGSQQQQVTCYHHKDANNDWFFYPNRREEDYDPESKDMRFLADNSVVRLIHAQTGRNLHSHDISAPVSKSDKEVSSYGNLTVGDEKDHWKIEVVRDVASRDRSRIRTLTTAFRLKHEVLGCYLKATNKNLPQWGFRQIEVTCTKDNNPRDAYTHWNVEAHWNDKLPAGDPGVYKSPFFHDFVHLNVAMMTSNNALVPDPDKQDDLASQWWQWPFLHVGLRMCGWDDNIVKYFLLGNPLVYWGSTAGLGVVGLVVAWYLVRWQRGFNDLNAKEIDQIHYAGIYPVAGWFLHYLPFVIMARVTYVHHYYPALYFAVLAFGFLTDWLMRNRNATVQGAVYGVLYSIIIGLYILFIPICWGMVGPNKQYSYMKWFDNWRISD, encoded by the exons ATGGCTGCCGacagggccgccgtcgcctctgGGGCTGACCTCAGCGATGGCCTGAGAAGgcgtcccgtcgccgcgccgcaagCGCCCCTGACCCCCCACGGtggccaggccgacgacaagaagaagctgaCAAAAAAG GACAAGAGCTTCATTAAAACCTTTGACGAGTGGGAGCCCATCTTTGCCCCGCTCATCTTCACggccctcgccttcttcacGCGATTGTGGAAGATTGGCCTCAGTGACATTGTGACCTGGGACGAAGCGCA TTTTGGCAAGTTCGGAAGCTACTACATCAAGCATGAATATTACTTCGACGTTCACCCCCCGCTGGGGAAGATGCTTGTCGGCCTCTCGGGAGTCCTCGCCGGTTACAATGGTTCGTTCGAGTTCAAATCGGGCGAGAAATATCCCGAATATGTCGACTTCACCTCGATGCGCGTCTTCAATGCCCTGTTCGGCATCGCCTGCATTCCCCTAGCCTACTTTACGGCCAAGGAGCTTCGCCTGCGCAAGCCTGCCGTCTGGCTGGTCACCCTCATGGTCCTCTGCGAGAACTCATACACTACCATAAGCCGATTCATCCTCCTCGACTCTATGCTGCTCTGTGGCACCGTGGCCACCGTTTTCTGTTGGGCCAAGTTCCACAACCAGCGACGCAACAGCTTTGAGCCTGAGTGGTTCTTCTGGCTCTTCATGACTGGCGTGAGCATCGGATGCGTCTGCAGCGTCAAGCTTGTTGGACTCTTCGTCACCGCTCTGGTTGGCCTGTACACAATCGAGGACCTTTGGAACAAGTTTGGTGATACCAAGATGCCTGTC ACTGAACTCGGGGCTCACTTCGTCACTCGAGTTGTCGGCCTTATCGTCATCCCCTTCTTGATTTACATGCTGTCTTTTGCCCTGCATTTTGCCATCCTCGACCACACGGGCCCTGGTGACGCGCAGATGAGCTCGCTCTTCCAGGCCAATCTCAAGGGCACCGAGGTCGGCAAGAACAGCCCCCTGGAAGTTGCCATCGGATCCCGCGCGACGCTCAAGAACATGGGATACGGCGGAGGCCTGCTTCACTCTCACGTGCAGACCTACCCCGAAGGCTCTCAGCAGCAACAGGTCACTTGCTACCACCACAAGGATGCCAACAACGACTGGTTCTTCTATCCCAACCGCCGCGAGGAAGACTACGACCCCGAGTCCAAGGACATGAGGTTCCTTGCCGACAACTCTGTCGTCCGTCTCATCCACGCGCAGACCGGACGCAACCTGCACTCGCACGACATTTCCGCACCTGTGTCCAAGTCCGACAAGGAGGTCTCGAGTTACGGCAACCTGACTGTCGGTGATGAGAAGGATCACTGGAAGATTGAGGTTGTTCGCGACGTCGCCTCGCGTGACCGCAGCCGCATCCGAACCCTGACCACTGCTTTCCGCCTCAAGCACGAAGTTCTAGGCTGCTACCTCAAGGCCACCAACAAGAACCTGCCCCAGTGGGGTTTCCGTCAGATCGAGGTTACCTGCACCAAGGACAACAACCCTCGCGACGCATACACGCACTGGAACGTCGAGGCTCACTGGAACGATAAGT TGCCCGCGGGCGACCCTGGCGTCTACAAGTCGCCCTTCTTCCACGACTTTGTCCACCTGAacgtggccatgatgactTCCAACAATGCGCTGGTTCCCGACCCTGACAAGCAGGACGATCTCGCATCGCAGTGGTGGCAGTGGCCGTTTTTGCATGTCGGTCTCCGTATGTGCGGCTGGGACGACAACATCGTCAAGTACTTCCTGCTCGGCAACCCCTTGGTCTACTGGGGCAGCACTGCGgggctgggcgtcgtcggtctGGTCGTGGCGTGGTACCTGGTGCGCTGGCAGCGAGGCTTCAACGATTTGAACGCCAAGGAGATTGATCAGATCCACTATGCGGGCATATATCCCGTTGCAGGATGGTTCCTGCACTACCTGCCGTTCGTCATCATGGCCCGTGTCACCTACGTCCATCACTACTACCCGGCACTCTACTTTGCCGTCCTGGCGTTTGGATTCCTCACCGATTGGCTCATGAGGAACCGCAACGCGACCGTCCAGGGTGCCGTGTACGGAGTCTTGTactccatcatcatcggaCTCTACATCCTTTTCATCCCCATCTGCTGGGGCATGGTCGGACCCAACAAGCAGTATAGCTACATGAAATGGTTCGACAACTGGAGGATCAGCGACTAA